The following coding sequences lie in one Streptomyces sp. NBC_00510 genomic window:
- a CDS encoding FHA domain-containing protein, with translation MSELTLTVMRLGFLAVLWLFVIVAVQVIRSDLFGTRVTQRAAGRREAQSRPPQQRQQAQPAQGRQQQNNNNRARRGAPTKLVVSEGSLAGTTVALQGQTITLGRAHDSTIVLDDDYASSRHARIYPDRDGNWIVEDLGSTNGTFMDRNRLTTPTPIPLGAPIRIGKTVIELRK, from the coding sequence ATGTCAGAGCTGACCCTGACGGTCATGCGGTTGGGTTTCCTCGCCGTACTGTGGCTGTTCGTCATCGTGGCCGTGCAGGTCATCCGCAGCGACCTGTTCGGCACGCGGGTGACCCAGCGCGCGGCCGGGCGCCGCGAGGCCCAGTCGCGCCCGCCGCAGCAGCGCCAGCAGGCGCAGCCCGCGCAGGGCCGCCAGCAGCAGAACAACAACAACCGGGCCCGGCGCGGCGCCCCCACCAAGCTGGTGGTCTCCGAGGGCTCGCTCGCGGGCACCACGGTCGCGCTCCAGGGGCAGACGATCACCCTGGGCCGGGCTCACGATTCCACGATCGTGCTCGACGACGACTACGCGTCCAGCCGCCATGCCAGGATCTACCCGGACCGCGACGGCAACTGGATCGTCGAGGACCTGGGATCCACCAACGGCACCTTCATGGACCGGAACCGGCTCACCACGCCGACCCCGATCCCGCTCGGTGCCCCGATCCGCATCGGCAAGACCGTCATCGAGCTGCGGAAGTAG
- a CDS encoding NAD(P)H-dependent oxidoreductase — protein MPTLLHLDSSIWPSETSASRDVANSFRKEWEAQHPGGVVIYRDLNAEPVPHLDATHYVGGAEHPLRSELADELERADALLISAPMYNFSIPSTLKAWLDQVIILGRTAGEQPSAADTPVVVVASRGGGYGPGTPREDFEFVTNYLEKVLQGCLGITDVEFIVPELTLARVVPAMSDLIEASDASRTKAHEQASAKAKELAARVA, from the coding sequence ATGCCCACGCTGCTGCACCTTGACTCGTCCATCTGGCCCTCCGAGACCTCCGCGTCCCGTGACGTGGCGAACTCCTTCCGCAAGGAATGGGAGGCCCAGCACCCGGGCGGCGTCGTCATCTACCGCGACCTGAACGCCGAGCCCGTGCCGCACCTCGACGCGACCCACTACGTGGGCGGTGCCGAGCACCCGCTGCGCAGCGAGCTGGCCGACGAACTCGAACGGGCCGACGCCCTCCTGATCAGCGCGCCGATGTACAACTTCTCGATCCCCAGCACCCTCAAGGCCTGGCTCGACCAGGTGATCATCCTGGGCCGCACCGCGGGCGAGCAGCCCTCCGCCGCGGACACCCCGGTCGTCGTGGTGGCCAGCCGCGGCGGCGGCTACGGCCCCGGCACCCCGCGTGAGGACTTCGAGTTCGTGACCAACTACCTGGAGAAGGTCCTGCAGGGCTGCCTCGGCATCACCGACGTCGAGTTCATCGTCCCCGAGCTGACCCTGGCCCGCGTCGTCCCGGCCATGTCCGACCTGATCGAGGCCTCCGACGCCTCCCGCACCAAGGCCCACGAGCAGGCCAGCGCCAAGGCCAAGGAGCTCGCGGCGCGCGTCGCCTGA
- a CDS encoding MarR family transcriptional regulator, producing the protein MATGSRAPSDSPTGADDPGSTAEEMVGALLTASRLLVAVSARSLAAVEEALTLPQLRMLVVLETHGALNLSQLAAELGVQPSTALRMLDRLVAIDMVTRDASPTDRRTTVISLTATGRRTVNDVTERRRAEIARIVDAMPAGQRRHLVQALQAFAEAGGEPPVGERDAHHAGW; encoded by the coding sequence ATGGCCACCGGCTCCCGCGCTCCGTCCGACTCCCCCACCGGCGCCGACGACCCCGGGAGCACCGCCGAGGAGATGGTCGGCGCCCTGCTGACCGCGTCCCGGCTCCTCGTCGCGGTCTCCGCCCGCTCGCTCGCCGCGGTGGAGGAGGCCCTGACCCTGCCGCAACTGCGCATGCTGGTCGTCCTCGAGACGCACGGGGCGCTGAACCTCTCGCAGCTCGCCGCGGAACTGGGCGTCCAGCCCTCCACGGCGCTGCGCATGCTGGACCGCCTGGTGGCGATCGACATGGTCACGCGCGACGCCTCCCCCACCGACCGGCGCACGACCGTCATCTCGCTGACCGCGACCGGGCGGCGCACCGTGAACGACGTCACGGAGCGCCGCCGGGCCGAGATCGCCCGCATCGTCGACGCGATGCCCGCAGGACAACGCCGCCACCTCGTCCAGGCCCTCCAGGCCTTCGCCGAGGCCGGCGGCGAGCCCCCCGTCGGCGAGCGCGACGCACATCACGCCGGCTGGTGA
- the pknB gene encoding Stk1 family PASTA domain-containing Ser/Thr kinase gives MEEPRRLGGRYELGSVLGRGGMAEVYIAHDTRLGRTVAVKTLRVDLARDPSFQARFRREAQSAASLNHPSIVAVYDTGEDYVDGVSIPYIVMEYVDGSTLRELLHSGRKLLPERSLEMTIGILQALEYSHRSGIVHRDIKPANVMLTRNGQVKVMDFGIARAMGDSGMTMTQTAAVIGTAQYLSPEQAKGETVDARSDLYSAGCLLYELLTVRPPFVGDSPVAVAYQHVREEPQPPSVYDPEVTPSMDAIVLKALTKDPDYRYQSADEMRADIEACLDGQPVAATVALGAVGYNGGGYGGYGNDAPTTALPPQQDAGTSMLPPMREDDGGYGYDQPQGGNGRRKPKKSNTSTILLVVAAVLVLIGAIFMGKALFSGNGSGNGTVSVPQFVGDTKSEAQDRASNGGITITFGQAIFCADQPKDHVCKQSAEVDSKIPKDQSVTLQLSKGTEKVEVPDVTGDSFEDAEAKLKEAGFEVDKQSKTSNEEEGTVLKQNPEGGAKRDKNSTITLTVAVAPEEVVVLDVTGQDVEQAKKTLEDQGLKVTTQDRESADQQQGKVVDQNPRGGSKLKAGDSVTLFVAKPPSTSLMPDLKGQTVAQAKAAAAELGMNYQPANQAAQNDQAIVQFQIPAAGTPVKPGDQLQIAAQDPNGGNNGGGFINGGNGG, from the coding sequence ATGGAAGAGCCGCGTCGCCTCGGCGGCCGGTACGAGCTGGGCTCGGTGCTCGGCCGTGGTGGCATGGCCGAGGTGTACATCGCCCATGACACCCGGCTCGGCCGCACCGTCGCCGTGAAGACGCTCCGGGTGGACCTCGCCCGCGATCCGTCCTTCCAGGCCCGGTTCCGCCGTGAGGCCCAGTCGGCCGCCTCGCTGAACCACCCGTCGATCGTCGCGGTCTACGACACCGGCGAGGACTACGTCGACGGGGTCTCCATCCCGTACATCGTCATGGAGTACGTGGACGGCTCCACCTTGCGTGAGCTGCTCCACTCCGGGCGGAAGCTCCTGCCGGAGCGTTCGCTGGAGATGACCATCGGCATCCTCCAGGCCCTGGAGTACAGCCACCGGTCCGGCATCGTGCACCGCGACATCAAGCCCGCGAACGTGATGCTGACCCGGAACGGCCAGGTCAAGGTCATGGACTTCGGCATCGCCCGCGCCATGGGCGACTCCGGCATGACCATGACGCAGACCGCGGCCGTGATCGGCACCGCCCAGTACCTCTCCCCGGAGCAGGCCAAGGGCGAGACCGTCGACGCGCGCTCCGACCTGTACTCCGCCGGCTGCCTGCTCTACGAGCTGCTCACCGTGCGGCCGCCCTTCGTCGGCGACTCCCCGGTCGCGGTGGCGTACCAGCACGTGCGCGAGGAGCCGCAGCCGCCGAGCGTCTACGACCCCGAGGTCACGCCCTCGATGGACGCCATCGTGCTCAAGGCGCTGACCAAGGACCCCGACTACCGGTACCAGTCCGCCGACGAGATGCGCGCCGACATCGAGGCCTGCCTCGACGGCCAGCCCGTCGCCGCCACGGTCGCCCTGGGCGCCGTCGGCTACAACGGCGGCGGCTACGGGGGCTACGGCAACGACGCCCCCACCACGGCCCTCCCGCCCCAGCAGGACGCCGGCACCTCGATGCTGCCGCCCATGCGCGAGGACGACGGCGGCTACGGCTACGACCAGCCCCAGGGCGGCAACGGCCGGCGCAAGCCGAAGAAGAGCAACACGTCCACGATCCTGCTGGTCGTCGCGGCCGTCCTGGTCCTGATCGGCGCGATCTTCATGGGCAAGGCGCTGTTCTCCGGGAACGGCAGCGGCAACGGCACGGTGTCCGTCCCGCAGTTCGTCGGCGACACCAAGTCCGAGGCCCAGGACCGGGCCTCGAACGGCGGGATCACCATCACCTTCGGTCAGGCGATCTTCTGCGCCGACCAGCCCAAGGACCACGTCTGCAAGCAGTCGGCCGAGGTCGACAGCAAGATCCCCAAGGACCAGAGCGTCACCCTGCAGCTCTCGAAGGGCACCGAGAAGGTCGAGGTCCCGGACGTCACCGGTGACTCCTTCGAGGACGCCGAGGCGAAGCTGAAGGAAGCGGGCTTCGAGGTCGACAAGCAGTCCAAGACCTCCAACGAGGAGGAGGGCACGGTCCTCAAGCAGAACCCCGAGGGCGGTGCGAAGCGCGACAAGAACTCGACGATCACGCTCACCGTGGCCGTGGCGCCCGAGGAGGTCGTGGTCCTCGACGTGACCGGTCAGGACGTGGAGCAGGCCAAGAAGACCCTGGAGGACCAGGGCCTCAAGGTCACCACGCAGGACCGCGAGTCGGCGGACCAGCAGCAGGGCAAGGTCGTCGACCAGAACCCGCGCGGCGGCAGCAAGCTCAAGGCCGGTGACTCGGTGACCCTGTTCGTCGCCAAGCCCCCGTCCACGTCCCTGATGCCCGATCTGAAGGGCCAGACGGTCGCGCAGGCCAAGGCGGCGGCCGCCGAACTCGGCATGAACTACCAGCCGGCGAACCAGGCGGCCCAGAACGACCAGGCCATCGTGCAGTTCCAGATCCCGGCGGCCGGTACGCCGGTGAAGCCCGGGGATCAGTTGCAGATCGCCGCCCAGGACCCGAACGGCGGCAACAACGGCGGAGGCTTCATCAACGGAGGCAACGGCGGCTGA
- a CDS encoding protein phosphatase 2C domain-containing protein, with protein sequence MYPEPTGEVRMTLSLRFAAGSHKGMIREGNEDSGYAGPRLLAIADGMGGQAAGEVASSEVISTLVPLDDDIPGSDILTSLATAVQRANDQLRVMVEEDAQLEGMGTTLTALLWTGQRLGLVHVGDSRAYLLRDGVLTQITQDHTWVQRLVDEGRITEEEAGTHPQRSLLMRALDGRGQVEPDLSVREVRAGDRYLICSDGLSGVVSHQTLEDTLAGYQAPAETVQELIQLALRGGGPDNITCIVADVLDIDDGDTLAAQLHDTPVVVGAVADSRHHSPLSDPRHLQTPAGRASELGRPPAPDGAFGPPGSGNPQVSAPVGGFGAFEDEELSKPRRRGRWLKRSLLLLVVLGVIGGGLYGAYRWTQTQYYVGVKGDHAAIYQGIEQKLAWVNLSKVHEDRPGIELKYLPQNQRKYVTATIAASGLGDARRTADELEHQAKVCQTKEAIDKSKAAAAEKAKKDEQKGADTATGKTTGSPSPDASGSPKPGTTPSTSPSTSPTLSDEDQSLAQQCPSGS encoded by the coding sequence ATGTACCCGGAGCCGACGGGCGAGGTGCGCATGACTCTGTCGCTGCGCTTCGCCGCCGGCTCTCACAAGGGAATGATCCGGGAGGGCAACGAGGACTCCGGCTACGCCGGCCCGCGGCTGCTCGCCATCGCCGACGGCATGGGCGGCCAGGCCGCCGGTGAGGTCGCCTCCTCCGAGGTGATCTCCACCCTCGTCCCCCTCGACGACGACATCCCCGGCTCGGACATCCTCACCTCCCTCGCCACCGCCGTGCAGCGGGCCAACGACCAGCTGCGCGTCATGGTCGAGGAGGACGCCCAACTGGAGGGCATGGGCACCACGCTCACCGCCCTGCTCTGGACCGGCCAGCGGCTCGGCCTGGTGCACGTCGGCGACTCCCGTGCGTACCTGCTGCGCGACGGTGTGCTCACCCAGATCACCCAGGACCACACCTGGGTGCAGCGGCTCGTCGACGAGGGCCGGATCACCGAGGAGGAGGCCGGCACGCACCCGCAGCGTTCGCTGCTGATGCGCGCCCTGGACGGCCGCGGCCAGGTCGAGCCCGACCTGTCGGTCCGCGAGGTCCGGGCCGGCGACCGCTACCTGATCTGCTCCGACGGCCTGTCCGGCGTCGTCAGCCACCAGACCCTCGAGGACACCCTCGCCGGGTACCAGGCGCCCGCCGAGACCGTGCAGGAGCTGATCCAGCTCGCCCTGCGCGGCGGCGGCCCCGACAACATCACCTGCATCGTCGCCGACGTCCTGGACATCGACGACGGCGACACCCTGGCCGCGCAGCTGCACGACACCCCCGTCGTCGTGGGCGCCGTCGCCGACAGCCGGCACCACTCGCCGCTGTCCGACCCGCGGCATCTGCAGACCCCCGCCGGCCGCGCCTCCGAGCTCGGCCGTCCGCCGGCCCCCGACGGTGCCTTCGGTCCGCCCGGGAGCGGGAACCCGCAGGTCAGCGCCCCCGTGGGCGGCTTCGGTGCGTTCGAGGACGAGGAGCTGAGCAAGCCCCGCAGGCGCGGCCGGTGGCTCAAGCGCTCGCTGCTCCTGCTGGTCGTCCTCGGTGTCATCGGCGGCGGCCTGTACGGCGCGTACCGCTGGACCCAGACGCAGTACTACGTCGGCGTCAAGGGCGACCACGCGGCGATCTACCAGGGCATCGAGCAGAAGCTGGCCTGGGTCAACCTGTCGAAGGTCCACGAGGACCGCCCCGGTATCGAACTCAAGTACCTACCGCAGAACCAGCGCAAGTACGTCACGGCCACGATCGCCGCCAGCGGACTCGGCGACGCGCGCCGGACCGCGGACGAGCTCGAGCACCAGGCGAAGGTCTGCCAGACCAAGGAAGCCATCGACAAGTCCAAGGCGGCCGCGGCGGAGAAGGCCAAGAAGGACGAGCAGAAGGGCGCGGACACCGCCACCGGCAAGACCACCGGCAGTCCGTCCCCCGACGCGTCCGGCTCTCCCAAGCCCGGCACGACCCCCTCCACCAGCCCGTCGACCAGCCCCACCCTCTCCGACGAGGACCAGTCGCTGGCCCAACAGTGCCCCAGCGGCAGCTAG
- a CDS encoding class E sortase: MPARHRLSWFAATVSLIGELLITAGVILGLFVVYSLWWTNVLADRAAKHEGDAIRRQWADSAPGKLDTKGGIGFLHVPAMGRNYEVLVKKGTSTKVLNEGVAGYYTEPVESAMPGDKQGNFTLAAHRDGHGAKFHNIDKIKNGDPVVFENRDTWYVYKVYKVLPETSKYNVEVIDQIPKESGKKKAGRYLTLTTCTPVYTSRDRYIVWAELVRTQKVDAKRTPPAELG; encoded by the coding sequence GTGCCCGCCCGGCACCGGCTCTCGTGGTTCGCCGCCACCGTCAGCCTGATCGGTGAACTCCTCATCACCGCGGGCGTGATCCTCGGGCTCTTCGTCGTCTACTCCCTTTGGTGGACCAACGTCCTCGCCGACCGTGCCGCCAAGCACGAGGGCGACGCCATAAGGCGCCAGTGGGCCGACAGCGCCCCGGGCAAGCTCGACACCAAGGGCGGCATCGGCTTCCTCCACGTCCCCGCCATGGGCAGGAACTACGAGGTCCTGGTGAAGAAGGGCACCTCCACGAAGGTGCTCAACGAGGGTGTCGCCGGCTACTACACCGAGCCCGTCGAGTCCGCCATGCCCGGGGACAAGCAGGGCAACTTCACGCTCGCCGCGCACCGCGACGGCCACGGCGCCAAGTTCCACAACATCGACAAGATCAAGAACGGCGACCCGGTCGTCTTCGAGAACCGCGACACCTGGTACGTCTACAAGGTCTACAAGGTGCTCCCCGAGACCTCGAAGTACAACGTCGAGGTCATCGACCAGATCCCGAAGGAGAGCGGCAAGAAGAAGGCCGGCCGCTACCTCACGCTCACCACCTGCACCCCGGTCTACACCTCGCGCGACCGCTACATCGTGTGGGCCGAACTCGTCCGTACCCAGAAGGTGGACGCGAAGCGGACGCCTCCGGCGGAGCTGGGCTGA
- a CDS encoding penicillin-binding transpeptidase domain-containing protein, with protein sequence MNKPLRRVAIFCGLLVLALLVRVNYIQFVQADELKNDANNRRVTINQYATPRGDILVDGKAITGHTETTGSDFKYKATFKNGKMWAPVTGYASQAFGTTLLQGVEDKILTGDDDRLFFTRTVDVLSGRQKQGGDVVTTLNSAAQKAAFEGLGNKKGAVAAINPETGAILALASTPSYDPSSFAGNSEKDSEAWNALQKKNNPDDPMLNRALRQTYPPGSTFKVVTAAAALQDGLYDDIDEPTDSEVPYILPDTNNQELKNEGGIACKNVSLREALRVSCNSVFGKLGATLGRDKMVEEAEKFGFNEEQFVPVRVAASNFSTKMDRPQTALSSIGQFETAATPLQMAMVAAAIANDGKLMKPYMVSELRGSNNKLVDSISPEELSQPLSAENAQKLQQMMETVVQSGTGTNAQIPGVTVGGKTGTAQHGVDNSEKPYAWFISYAKTDSGSPVAVAVVVEDASANRGDISGGGFAAPIAKSVMEAVLNK encoded by the coding sequence GTGAACAAGCCCCTGCGCCGAGTCGCCATCTTCTGCGGACTGCTCGTGCTCGCCCTGCTCGTCAGGGTGAACTACATCCAGTTCGTGCAGGCCGACGAGCTCAAGAACGACGCGAACAACCGACGGGTCACGATCAACCAGTACGCGACGCCGCGCGGCGACATACTCGTCGACGGCAAGGCGATCACCGGCCACACCGAGACCACGGGCAGCGACTTCAAGTACAAGGCCACCTTCAAGAACGGGAAGATGTGGGCGCCGGTCACCGGCTACGCCTCGCAGGCCTTCGGAACGACCCTGCTCCAGGGCGTCGAGGACAAGATCCTCACCGGTGACGACGACCGGCTCTTCTTCACCCGCACCGTCGACGTGCTGTCCGGCAGGCAGAAGCAGGGCGGCGACGTCGTCACGACCCTCAACAGCGCCGCCCAGAAGGCGGCCTTCGAGGGCCTGGGCAACAAGAAGGGCGCGGTCGCGGCCATCAACCCGGAGACCGGAGCCATCCTGGCCCTGGCGAGCACCCCTTCGTACGACCCCTCCTCCTTCGCCGGCAACTCCGAGAAGGACAGCGAGGCCTGGAACGCCCTGCAGAAGAAGAACAACCCCGACGACCCGATGCTGAACCGGGCGCTGCGGCAGACCTACCCGCCGGGCTCCACGTTCAAGGTCGTCACGGCGGCCGCCGCGCTGCAGGACGGGCTGTACGACGACATCGACGAGCCGACCGACTCCGAGGTGCCGTACATCCTCCCGGACACCAACAACCAGGAACTGAAGAACGAGGGCGGCATCGCCTGCAAGAACGTCTCCCTGAGGGAGGCGCTGCGGGTCTCGTGCAACTCCGTCTTCGGCAAGCTCGGAGCGACCCTCGGCCGCGACAAGATGGTCGAGGAGGCCGAGAAGTTCGGCTTCAACGAGGAGCAGTTCGTCCCGGTCCGCGTGGCGGCCAGCAACTTCTCCACCAAGATGGACAGGCCGCAGACGGCACTGTCGTCCATCGGCCAGTTCGAGACCGCCGCCACCCCGCTGCAGATGGCGATGGTGGCCGCGGCGATCGCCAACGACGGCAAGCTGATGAAGCCGTACATGGTGAGCGAGCTCCGCGGCTCGAACAACAAGCTCGTGGACAGCATCAGCCCCGAGGAGCTCTCGCAGCCGCTCAGCGCGGAGAACGCGCAGAAGCTCCAGCAGATGATGGAGACCGTCGTGCAGTCGGGCACCGGCACCAACGCCCAGATCCCGGGCGTCACGGTCGGTGGCAAGACCGGTACCGCCCAGCACGGCGTCGACAACAGTGAGAAGCCTTACGCATGGTTCATCTCATACGCGAAGACGGACAGCGGCTCCCCGGTGGCCGTCGCCGTCGTGGTCGAGGACGCCAGCGCGAACCGCGGCGACATCTCCGGTGGCGGCTTTGCCGCGCCGATCGCCAAGAGCGTCATGGAGGCCGTGCTGAACAAGTGA
- a CDS encoding FtsW/RodA/SpoVE family cell cycle protein — MSVVTNTTTITSVGAPSRRNTELALLVFAVLIPVFAYANVGLAKKGTLPAGMLAYGLGLGAIAVVAHLVVRKFAPYADPLMLPIATLLNGMGLVFIWRLDQEPRLPGGASAPTQLMWSTLGVALFLGVLVFLKDHRILQRYTYISMVVALVLLILPVFFPPVYGARIWITIAGMSIQPGEFVKIIIAVFFAGYLMVKRDALALASRRFMGMYLPRGRDLGPILVIWALSILILVFETDLGTSLLFFGLFVIMLYVATERTSWIVFGLLLSVGGAVVVGSFESHVHSRVEDWLNPFRTIEAGQGASQPAQAMWAFGSGGLFGSGLGQGYSRLIGFAAKSDYILATVGEELGLAGLMGILLLYALLVERGARTALAARDPFGKLLAIGLSGAFALQVFVVAGGVTGLIPLTGMTMPFLAQGGSSVIANWALVAILLRISDTARRPAPTPASSPDAEPTQVVRTQ; from the coding sequence ATGAGCGTTGTCACGAACACCACGACCATCACGTCCGTCGGCGCACCGAGCCGCCGCAACACGGAGCTCGCGCTCCTGGTCTTCGCGGTCCTGATCCCGGTCTTCGCCTACGCGAACGTCGGGCTGGCGAAGAAGGGCACCCTGCCCGCCGGCATGCTCGCGTACGGCCTCGGCCTCGGCGCCATCGCCGTCGTCGCGCACCTGGTCGTCCGCAAGTTCGCCCCCTACGCGGACCCCCTGATGCTGCCGATCGCCACCCTGCTGAACGGCATGGGCCTGGTGTTCATCTGGCGGCTGGACCAGGAGCCCAGGCTCCCCGGCGGCGCCTCGGCGCCGACGCAGCTGATGTGGTCGACGCTGGGCGTCGCGCTCTTCCTCGGCGTCCTGGTCTTCCTCAAGGACCACCGCATCCTGCAGCGCTACACCTACATCTCGATGGTCGTGGCGCTGGTCCTGCTGATCCTCCCGGTGTTCTTCCCGCCGGTCTACGGCGCGCGGATCTGGATCACCATCGCGGGCATGTCCATCCAGCCCGGTGAATTCGTGAAGATCATCATCGCGGTGTTCTTCGCGGGCTACCTGATGGTCAAGCGGGACGCGCTCGCGCTCGCCAGCCGCCGCTTCATGGGGATGTACCTGCCCCGCGGCCGTGACCTCGGCCCGATCCTGGTGATTTGGGCCCTCAGCATCCTCATCCTGGTCTTCGAGACCGACCTGGGCACCTCGCTGCTCTTCTTCGGCCTCTTCGTGATCATGCTCTACGTCGCCACCGAGCGCACCAGCTGGATCGTGTTCGGCCTGCTGCTCTCCGTGGGCGGCGCGGTGGTCGTCGGCAGCTTCGAGTCGCACGTCCACAGCCGTGTGGAGGACTGGCTCAACCCGTTCCGCACCATCGAGGCCGGCCAGGGCGCCAGCCAGCCCGCGCAGGCCATGTGGGCCTTCGGCTCCGGTGGCCTCTTCGGCTCCGGTCTCGGCCAGGGTTACTCCCGGCTCATCGGCTTCGCGGCCAAGAGCGACTACATCCTGGCCACCGTCGGGGAGGAACTGGGCCTGGCGGGCCTGATGGGCATCCTGCTGCTCTACGCACTCCTGGTGGAGCGCGGCGCCCGCACCGCGCTGGCCGCCCGTGACCCCTTCGGCAAGCTGCTGGCGATCGGCCTGTCCGGGGCCTTCGCGCTCCAGGTGTTCGTCGTGGCCGGCGGTGTCACCGGGCTCATCCCGCTGACCGGCATGACCATGCCGTTCCTGGCACAGGGCGGTTCCTCGGTGATCGCCAACTGGGCCCTGGTCGCCATCCTGCTGAGAATCAGCGACACCGCGCGCCGCCCGGCGCCGACCCCCGCCTCGTCCCCCGATGCCGAACCGACCCAGGTGGTGCGGACCCAGTGA
- a CDS encoding TerD family protein — MGVSLSKGGNVSLTKEAPGLTAVTVGLGWDVRTTTGTDFDLDASALLVNAESKVVSDKHFVFFNNLKSPEGSVEHTGDNLTGEGEGDDEQVKVNLATVPAEVEKIVFPVSIYDAESRQQSFGQVRNAFIRVVNQADNNELARYDLSEDASTETAMVFGELYRNGAEWKFRAVGQGYASGLRGIAQDFGVNL, encoded by the coding sequence ATGGGTGTCAGCCTTTCCAAGGGCGGCAATGTCTCGCTGACGAAGGAGGCTCCGGGACTGACCGCGGTCACCGTCGGTCTGGGCTGGGACGTCCGTACGACCACCGGCACCGACTTCGACCTCGACGCGAGCGCGCTCCTGGTCAACGCCGAGAGCAAGGTGGTCTCGGACAAGCACTTCGTGTTCTTCAACAACCTGAAGAGCCCGGAGGGCTCGGTGGAGCACACCGGCGACAACCTCACCGGCGAGGGTGAGGGTGACGACGAGCAGGTGAAGGTGAACCTGGCCACCGTGCCGGCCGAGGTCGAGAAGATCGTCTTCCCGGTGTCGATCTACGACGCCGAGAGCCGCCAGCAGTCGTTCGGCCAGGTCCGCAACGCCTTCATCCGTGTGGTGAACCAGGCCGACAACAACGAGCTCGCCCGCTACGACCTCTCCGAGGACGCCTCGACCGAGACGGCGATGGTCTTCGGCGAGCTGTACCGCAACGGCGCCGAGTGGAAGTTCCGCGCCGTCGGCCAGGGCTACGCCTCGGGCCTGCGCGGCATCGCGCAGGACTTCGGCGTCAACCTGTGA
- a CDS encoding DUF3662 and FHA domain-containing protein, which yields MGVLKKFEQRLEGFVNGTFAKVFKSEVQPVEIAGALQRECDNNATIWNRDRTVVPNDFIVELSTSDYERLSPYAVQLGEELAGMVRDYAKQQRYTFMGNIKVNLEKADDLDTGLYRVRSRTLASSESQQQQYQQQQQQPPAGRGGYGYPPQAPQRPAGPPPMPAGPPPGAAPVTRLPGSGPTAPGGAGMNVRRWIEINGTRHQISRPTLVLGRSTEADVRVDDPGVSRRHCEIRAGSPSTVVDLGSTNGIVVDGQHTQRATLRDGSRIVVGSTTIVYRQAEG from the coding sequence GTGGGAGTACTCAAGAAGTTCGAGCAGCGTCTCGAGGGCTTCGTGAACGGCACCTTCGCCAAGGTGTTCAAGTCCGAGGTCCAGCCCGTGGAGATCGCGGGTGCCCTGCAGCGCGAGTGCGACAACAACGCGACGATCTGGAACCGGGACCGCACCGTGGTCCCCAACGACTTCATCGTCGAGCTCAGCACCTCCGACTACGAGCGGCTGAGCCCGTACGCCGTCCAGCTCGGCGAGGAGCTCGCCGGCATGGTGCGCGACTACGCCAAGCAGCAGCGCTACACCTTCATGGGCAACATCAAGGTGAACCTGGAGAAGGCCGACGACCTCGACACCGGCCTGTACCGGGTGCGCAGCCGCACCCTCGCCTCCAGCGAGTCGCAACAGCAGCAGTACCAGCAGCAGCAACAACAGCCCCCCGCCGGCCGCGGTGGCTACGGCTACCCCCCGCAGGCCCCGCAGCGCCCCGCGGGCCCGCCGCCGATGCCGGCCGGTCCGCCGCCCGGCGCCGCGCCGGTCACCAGGCTCCCCGGGAGCGGCCCAACGGCCCCCGGTGGCGCCGGCATGAACGTACGCCGCTGGATCGAGATCAACGGCACGCGCCACCAGATCTCCCGTCCGACCCTCGTGCTCGGCCGCAGCACCGAGGCCGACGTCCGGGTCGACGACCCCGGTGTGTCCCGCCGCCACTGCGAGATCAGGGCGGGATCGCCCTCGACGGTCGTGGACCTCGGGTCGACGAACGGCATCGTGGTGGACGGACAGCACACCCAGCGCGCTACGCTCCGCGACGGTTCACGGATCGTCGTGGGCAGTACCACCATCGTGTACCGGCAAGCCGAAGGGTGA
- a CDS encoding helix-turn-helix transcriptional regulator has product MGQGTEPAAHDAEPCAKVDVGLTRVFGILGKRWSGLIVAVLTQRPAYFVELRRAIPKISERMLSDRLTELAEAGIVVREVDPGPPLRVSYRLTEAGEALGPALGELGSWAEKYLPDGAAACTEGAEACGSGAGATG; this is encoded by the coding sequence ATGGGACAGGGGACTGAGCCGGCCGCGCACGACGCGGAGCCGTGCGCCAAGGTCGACGTCGGGCTGACCCGCGTCTTCGGGATCCTCGGCAAGCGCTGGAGCGGCCTGATCGTGGCCGTCCTCACGCAGCGGCCGGCGTACTTCGTCGAGCTGCGCCGGGCCATCCCCAAGATCAGCGAACGGATGCTCTCCGACCGGCTCACGGAGCTGGCCGAGGCGGGCATCGTCGTCCGCGAGGTGGACCCCGGCCCGCCGCTGAGGGTGAGCTACCGCCTCACCGAAGCCGGCGAGGCGCTCGGTCCGGCCCTGGGGGAGCTGGGGTCGTGGGCGGAGAAGTACCTCCCCGACGGCGCCGCCGCCTGCACGGAGGGCGCGGAGGCCTGCGGCTCAGGGGCGGGGGCGACCGGCTGA